The following proteins are co-located in the Solanum pennellii chromosome 8, SPENNV200 genome:
- the LOC107027899 gene encoding protein NLP7-like isoform X1, translating to MMEQIGKNQYPMINDDVYEVYTSSEFMNYIGEPLSCSEERSNFHLMVFWTNNQPQSNSVKEKIKLALQRIETSQVILLQFWGLENIEGRKFLSTSGQPFGLRYLYKGLCWYRKHCQGYKYSVDKGENHEQGMEKTHLFGPPTRVFQQKLPESSTHVGYYTNEEFPMRDHVLQCGVRTYLALPVFEPVEKNCIGVIELVTVWKGGYLTCEVERVLNPLEAVDLKCPKIFLNKDRKVQAEKHNEGEEFKRMLKIVRETHKLPFIRVWIPCVNLEMDHNGMYVGCTELAMSASNEVYFVADEEMDANNHVYDDYYYDDMLCFRDISKLQPLQKDQGVVGKAFSSGKLCYCKNITEFSIIEYPLVHYARWCGLTTSFAICLKSRDDAYILELFLPPDNGDTNMLLGSILTTMGQHFQNFKFASGQELGNDSSVQVVKASSDKNVDYFHIYQTRDSTFMPEVLHVEDSRNQLMEGNENHIEKEDRKQSMVQSNVLSIDSHVISEKQCVSVSHLQKESRTRTKDSVNYDDLKQHFDKNLSDAAKSLQISRSTLKRLCRKYGIRRWPLSKRKKSSESDQQTLTMVSKKNKSIGSETTTQKDHESCSSSFTVKATFGDDMMKFKLYTFSRKDDLDNEVSKRLKLPIGRFRINYMDEDNDWIWIACDDDLSDCLNNAQSLGNNTIKMLVLPAAINHHLEL from the exons ATGATGGAACAGATAGGGAAAAATCAATATCCTATGATTaatgatgatgtttatgaagTATATACATCATCTGAATTCATGAATTATATTGGAGAACCATTATCTTGCTCTGAAGAACGTTCTAATTTCCATTTAATGGTTTTTTGGACAAACAATCAACCTCAATCTAATT CTGTGAAGGAAAAGATCAAATTAGCACTTCAGAGAATTGAAACATCCCAAGTAATTTTACTACAGTTTTGGGGACTGGAAAATATTGAAGGTAGAAAGTTTCTATCAACTTCAGGACAACCATTTGGCCTTAGATATCTATATAAAGGACTCTGTTGGTATAGAAAACATTGTCAAGGTTACAAATATAGTGTCGATAAGGGCGAAAATCATGAACAAGGAATGGaaaaaactcatctttttggTCCACCTACACGAGTTTTCCAGCAAAAATTGCCTGAGTCAAGTACTCATGTGGGGTATTACACGAATGAAGAGTTTCCGATGAGGGATCATGTTCTCCAGTGTGGTGTTAGGACTTATTTGGCTTTGCCTGTGTTTGAACCTGTTGAGAAGAATTGCATTGGTGTGATTGAGCTTGTTACAGTTTGGAAAGGTGGCTACTTGACTTGTGAAGTTGAACGAGTACTCAATCCGCTTGAG GCAGTAGATCTCAAATGTCctaaaatatttctcaataaaGATAGAAAA GTACAAGCAGAGAAACATAATGAAGGGGAGGAATTCAAAAGGATGTTAAAAATCGTGCGAGAAACACACAAGTTGCCTTTCATTCGTGTCTGGATTCCCTGTGTGAATCTAGAAATGGACCACAATGGCATGTATGTTGGCTGCACCGAGCTTGCCATGTCTGCTAGCAATGAAGTTTACTTTGTCGCGGATGAGGAAATGGATGCTAACAATCATGTTTATGATGACTactattatgatgatatgttatgtTTCCGAGACATCTCCAAGTTACAACCTTTGCAGAAAGATCAAGGGGTTGTTGGGAAAGCATTTTCTTCTGGCAAGTTGTGCTATTGCAAGAACATTACTGAGTTCAGCATAATCGAGTATCCTTTGGTACATTATGCGCGTTGGTGTGGATTGACTACTTCTTTTGCTATTTGCTTGAAGAGTAGAGACGATGCGTACATACTAGAGCTGTTTCTTCCCCCTGATAACGGAGATACAAATATGTTGCTTGGATCAATTTTGACTACAATGGGACagcattttcaaaatttcaaatttgctTCAGGTCAAGAACTAGGAAATGATTCAAGTGTTCAAGTTGTTAAAGCTTCTTCAGATAAGAATGTGGATTACTTTCATATTTATCAAACTAGAGATAGTACGTTTATGCCTGAAGTATTGCATGTTGAAGATAGTCGGAACCAACTAATGGAAGGCAACGAAAATCACATAGAGAAAGAAG ACAGAAAACAATCGATGGTTCAATCCAATGTGTTAAGTATCGATTCACATGTTATATCAGAGAAGCAATGTGTAAGTGTTAGTCATTTGCAAAAAGAAAGCAGAACCAGAACTAAAGACTCTGTCAACTATGATGATCTCAAACAGCATTTTGACAAGAACCTTTCTGATGCAGCTAAAAGCCTTCAGA TTAGTCGATCTACACTAAAGCGATTATGTAGAAAGTATGGTATTCGAAGGTGGCCATTATCGAAACGAAAGAAGTCTAGTGAATCTGATCAGCAGACATTAACTATGGTTTCAAAGAAGAACAAATCAATAGGTTCAGAAACTACAACACAAAAAGATCATGAGAGTTGTAGCAGCAGTTTTACAGTGAAGGCAACATTTGgagatgatatgatgaagtttAAATTGTACACATTTTCAAGAAAAGATGATTTGGATAATGAAGTGTCTAAAAGGTTGAAATTACCAATTGGAAGATTTAGAATAAATTATATGGATGAAGATAATGATTGGATATGGATTGCTTGTGATGATGATTTGAGTGATTGTTTAAATAATGCTCAATCATTAGGGAACAACACAATTAAGATGTTGGTTTTACCAGCAGCCATCAATCATCATCTTGAATTGTAA
- the LOC107027899 gene encoding protein NLP7-like isoform X2, giving the protein MEKTHLFGPPTRVFQQKLPESSTHVGYYTNEEFPMRDHVLQCGVRTYLALPVFEPVEKNCIGVIELVTVWKGGYLTCEVERVLNPLEAVDLKCPKIFLNKDRKVQAEKHNEGEEFKRMLKIVRETHKLPFIRVWIPCVNLEMDHNGMYVGCTELAMSASNEVYFVADEEMDANNHVYDDYYYDDMLCFRDISKLQPLQKDQGVVGKAFSSGKLCYCKNITEFSIIEYPLVHYARWCGLTTSFAICLKSRDDAYILELFLPPDNGDTNMLLGSILTTMGQHFQNFKFASGQELGNDSSVQVVKASSDKNVDYFHIYQTRDSTFMPEVLHVEDSRNQLMEGNENHIEKEDRKQSMVQSNVLSIDSHVISEKQCVSVSHLQKESRTRTKDSVNYDDLKQHFDKNLSDAAKSLQISRSTLKRLCRKYGIRRWPLSKRKKSSESDQQTLTMVSKKNKSIGSETTTQKDHESCSSSFTVKATFGDDMMKFKLYTFSRKDDLDNEVSKRLKLPIGRFRINYMDEDNDWIWIACDDDLSDCLNNAQSLGNNTIKMLVLPAAINHHLEL; this is encoded by the exons ATGGaaaaaactcatctttttggTCCACCTACACGAGTTTTCCAGCAAAAATTGCCTGAGTCAAGTACTCATGTGGGGTATTACACGAATGAAGAGTTTCCGATGAGGGATCATGTTCTCCAGTGTGGTGTTAGGACTTATTTGGCTTTGCCTGTGTTTGAACCTGTTGAGAAGAATTGCATTGGTGTGATTGAGCTTGTTACAGTTTGGAAAGGTGGCTACTTGACTTGTGAAGTTGAACGAGTACTCAATCCGCTTGAG GCAGTAGATCTCAAATGTCctaaaatatttctcaataaaGATAGAAAA GTACAAGCAGAGAAACATAATGAAGGGGAGGAATTCAAAAGGATGTTAAAAATCGTGCGAGAAACACACAAGTTGCCTTTCATTCGTGTCTGGATTCCCTGTGTGAATCTAGAAATGGACCACAATGGCATGTATGTTGGCTGCACCGAGCTTGCCATGTCTGCTAGCAATGAAGTTTACTTTGTCGCGGATGAGGAAATGGATGCTAACAATCATGTTTATGATGACTactattatgatgatatgttatgtTTCCGAGACATCTCCAAGTTACAACCTTTGCAGAAAGATCAAGGGGTTGTTGGGAAAGCATTTTCTTCTGGCAAGTTGTGCTATTGCAAGAACATTACTGAGTTCAGCATAATCGAGTATCCTTTGGTACATTATGCGCGTTGGTGTGGATTGACTACTTCTTTTGCTATTTGCTTGAAGAGTAGAGACGATGCGTACATACTAGAGCTGTTTCTTCCCCCTGATAACGGAGATACAAATATGTTGCTTGGATCAATTTTGACTACAATGGGACagcattttcaaaatttcaaatttgctTCAGGTCAAGAACTAGGAAATGATTCAAGTGTTCAAGTTGTTAAAGCTTCTTCAGATAAGAATGTGGATTACTTTCATATTTATCAAACTAGAGATAGTACGTTTATGCCTGAAGTATTGCATGTTGAAGATAGTCGGAACCAACTAATGGAAGGCAACGAAAATCACATAGAGAAAGAAG ACAGAAAACAATCGATGGTTCAATCCAATGTGTTAAGTATCGATTCACATGTTATATCAGAGAAGCAATGTGTAAGTGTTAGTCATTTGCAAAAAGAAAGCAGAACCAGAACTAAAGACTCTGTCAACTATGATGATCTCAAACAGCATTTTGACAAGAACCTTTCTGATGCAGCTAAAAGCCTTCAGA TTAGTCGATCTACACTAAAGCGATTATGTAGAAAGTATGGTATTCGAAGGTGGCCATTATCGAAACGAAAGAAGTCTAGTGAATCTGATCAGCAGACATTAACTATGGTTTCAAAGAAGAACAAATCAATAGGTTCAGAAACTACAACACAAAAAGATCATGAGAGTTGTAGCAGCAGTTTTACAGTGAAGGCAACATTTGgagatgatatgatgaagtttAAATTGTACACATTTTCAAGAAAAGATGATTTGGATAATGAAGTGTCTAAAAGGTTGAAATTACCAATTGGAAGATTTAGAATAAATTATATGGATGAAGATAATGATTGGATATGGATTGCTTGTGATGATGATTTGAGTGATTGTTTAAATAATGCTCAATCATTAGGGAACAACACAATTAAGATGTTGGTTTTACCAGCAGCCATCAATCATCATCTTGAATTGTAA
- the LOC107026990 gene encoding mitochondrial pyruvate carrier 1-like, with protein MASFKAFLNSPVGPKTTHFWGPVANWGFVIAGLVDTQKPPEMISGNMTSAMCVYSALFMRFAWMVQPRNYLLLACHASNESVQLYQLSRWAKSQGYLQQNAAKAE; from the exons ATGGCTTCATTCAAGGCATTTTTGAACAGCCCTGTTGGCCCTAAAAcaactcatttttggggtccTGTTGCCAACTGGGGATTTGTCATTGCT GGACTGGTCGACACACAAAAACCACCAGAGATGATATCAGGCAACATGACCTCAG CAATGTGTGTTTATTCGGCGTTGTTCATGAGATTTGCATGGATGGTTCAGCCTCGGAATTATCTTCTTCTGGCATGTCATGCCTCAAATGAGTCAGTGCAACTCTATCAACTATCACGTTGGGCAAAGAGTCAAGG ATATTTGCAACAGAATGCAGCCAAAGCAGAGTGA
- the LOC107028137 gene encoding bidirectional sugar transporter SWEET4-like has product MIFNRDNARFAVGVIGNIIALILFLSPLTTFVRIWKSKSVEQFSPIPYLATFINCGLWVMYGLPWVTPNSLLVITINGTGLGIEIVYLMLFLLYSDRKQRMKVILIIIVEIIFIVALGFIVLTFVHEPKKRAAIVGSISMVGNIMMYAAPLSVMKLVIKTKSVEYMPFFLSLFSFLNGVSWTTYALIRFDAYILAPNSMGTLLGLAQLLIYAAFYKSTKRQMAAREAKGETVMTEKSAGRVAQNPRSDSRV; this is encoded by the exons ATGATTTTTAATAGGGATAATGCTAGGTTTGCTGTTGGTGTTATTG gGAATATCATTGCACTCATCTTGTTCTTGTCACCCTT gaCGACTTTCGTTCGTATATGGAAAAGCAAGTCTGTGGAGCAATTTTCTCCAATTCCATACCTAGCCACATTTATCAATTGTGGGCTTTGGGTGATGTACGGTCTCCCATGGGTCACACCTAATAGTCTTTTAGTTATAACTATTAACGGGACCGGTCTAGGCATCGAGATCGTGTACCTTATGCTGTTTTTGTTGTACTCGGACCGTAAGCAAAGGATGAAAGTTATTTTAATCATCATCGttgagattatttttattgttgcaCTTGGCTTTATTGTTCTAACTTTTGTCCATGAACCTAAGAAAAGAGCAGCCATTGTTGGTAGCATTTCCATGGTGGGCAACATTATGATGTATGCTGCTCCTTTATCCGTCATG AAACTGGTGATCAAGACCAAAAGTGTGGAGTACATGCCTTTCTTCCTTTCACTTTTCTCATTTCTCAATGGTGTGAGTTGGACTACTTATGCTCTCATCCGTTTTGATGCCTACATTCTC GCACCTAATTCAATGGGAACCCTTCTTGGGCTGGCCCAATTACTGATTTATGCTGCATTTTACAAGTCCACTAAGAGACAGATGGCAGCAAGAGAGGCTAAAGGAGAAACGGTTATGACTGAAAAATCTGCGGGTCGGGTGGCCCAAAACCCGAGAAGTGATTCTAGAGTTTAA